One window of the Hippocampus zosterae strain Florida chromosome 8, ASM2543408v3, whole genome shotgun sequence genome contains the following:
- the LOC127605792 gene encoding solute carrier family 22 member 23 isoform X1 encodes MAAGRPQPPENGFAPLDQPAPRLLPHVDASVLPSLGGFGRHQKQLVVLTWIPALFIGFSQFSDYFLLAQPDGTCLQPWANGSRWTAAPDLLGGTDDVPALRPQVNGTGAEDGDADGGGGGALPCACEERTLELRTGLSQNVVTKWNLVCDSAWKVHIAKFSLLVGSIFGYLVMGVMADWFGRHPVLILSVLFMLVFGLSVAFSVNVTMFSTLRFFEGFCLAGLALSLYVLRVELCLPAWRFSMTMVASFLMVGGQLLMPGVAALCRNWPDRDDWQVLQIVIISPFVLMLPYVWIFPESFRWLLTTQHYRRSKAMMLRIARRNHVDMATEASGVLSAELEQELHKKPQRTCVVKMMSTRNLWKNIVVLCVNSLTGYGIHHCFARSMMDPEAQPTALCHADYYAMAGIAVATCMALCPMVGLMGRRGGLLTFMIITALASLLQLGLLNLIGKYSLRYDTVLRDSLKRKFSVAFSIIGMFSSHAVSTLSIFFCAEITPTVIRGGGLGLVLASAGFGMLTAPIMELHNQKGYFLHHVIFACCTLLCIICLLLLPEPRGQPLPETLADGETFTRQTLLHPGEQHLLLAKSDGDYSRVHDTPLHLSATGGATVAAATALAAVPASYSLATGGEVIGNHAMANGV; translated from the exons ATGGCGGCCGGTCGCCCGCAGCCGCCCGAGAACGGCTTCGCGCCGCTCGATCAGCCGGCGCCCAGGCTGCTGCCGCACGTCGACGCCTCGGTTCTGCCGTCCCTGGGGGGGTTCGGCAGGCACCAGAAGCAGCTCGTGGTCCTGACCTGGATCCCGGCATTGTTCATCGGCTTTAGCCAGTTCTCGGATTATTTCCTCCTGGCGCAGCCCGACGGCACATGTTTGCAACCTTGGGCGAACGGCAGCCGGTGGACCGCGGCGCCCGACCTGCTCGGCGGCACCGACGACGTGCCGGCGCTTCGGCCGCAGGTCAACGGCACCGGGGCTGAAGACGGCGAcgccgacggcggcggcggtggcgctcTGCCGTGCGCCTGCGAGGAGAGGACACTGGAGCTGCGCACGGGACTTAGCCAGAATGTGGTTACCAAG tGGAACTTGGTGTGCGACTCGGCCTGGAAGGTCCATATCGCCAAATTTTCATTGCTCGTGGGCTCAATATTTGGCTACCTCGTGATGGGCGTGATGGCCGACTG GTTCGGTCGACACCCGGTGTTGATTCTCTCTGTGCTCTTCATGCTGGTGTTTGGTTTGAGTGTTGCCTTCTCTGTAAATGTCACCATGTTCAGCACCTTGCGCTTCTTTGAGGGTTTCTGCTTGGCGggcctcgctctctctctctacgtGCTCA GGGTTGAACTTTGCTTGCCGGCCTGGCGTTTCTCCATGACCATGGTGGCCAGTTTCCTGATGGTCGGAGGGCAGCTACTGATGCCCGGGGTGGCCGCTTTGTGCCGCAATTGGCCGGACCGAGATGACTGGCAGGTCCTGCAGATTGTAATCATCAGTCCTTTCGTGTTGATGCTGCCCTACGTGTG GATTTTTCCCGAATCGTTCCGCTGGCTGTTGACCACCCAGCACTACAGACGCTCAAAAGCGATGATGCTGCGCATCGCAAGAAGGAACCACGTTGACATGGCGACCGAAGCCAGCGGAGTTCTTTCAG CAGAGCTGGAGCAGGAGCTGCACAAGAAACCCCAGCGGACCTGCGTGGTGAAGATGATGAGCACCAGGAACCTGTGGAAAAACATCGTGGTGCTGTGCGTCAACTC GTTGACGGGCTACGGGATACACCACTGCTTCGCTCGAAGTATGATGGATCCGGAAGCCCAGCCCACCGCTTTGTGCCACGCGGACTACTACGCCATGGCCGGCATCGCCGTGGCGACGTGCATGGCACTGTGCCCCATGGTCGGGCTGATGGGCCGACGCGGAGGCCTCCTGACCTTCATGATCATCACGGCCCTCGCCTCGCTCCTGCAGCTGGGCTTGCTCAATT TGATTGGAAAGTACAGCCTTCGTTATGACACAG TTCTGCGGGACAGTCTGAAGAGGAAATTCTCTGTGGCCTTCTCCATCATTGGCATGTTCTCGTCTCACGCTGTCAGCACCCTCAGCATTTTCTTTTGCGCTGAAATCACACCGACGGTCATCAG GGGTGGAGGTCTGGGTCTGGTCTTGGCCAGCGCCGGCTTCGGCATGCTGACGGCGCCCATCATGGAGTTGCACAACCAGAAAGGCTACTTCCTGCATCACGTGATCTTCGCTTGCTGCACGCTGCTGTGCATCATCTGCCTGCTGCTGCTCCCCGAGCCTCGCGGCCAGCCGCTGCCCGAGACCCTGGCCGACGGAGAGACGTTCACCCGCCAAACCTTGCTCCATCCGGGCGAGCAGCACCTTCTTCTAGCCAAGAGCGACGGGGACTACTCGCGCGTCCACGACACCCCGCTTCACCTGTCCGCCACGGGCGGCGCTACCGTAGCGGCGGCCACCGCTCTGGCGGCGGTACCCGCCTCCTACTCCTTGGCGACCGGCGGCGAGGTGATTGGCAACCACGCCATGGCCAATGGCGTTTGA
- the LOC127605789 gene encoding serine/threonine-protein kinase MAK-like isoform X2, with protein sequence MNRYTMLKQLGDGTYGSVILGKSNETGELVAIKRMKRKFYSWEECMNLRELKSLKKLNHPNVIKLKEVIRENDHLFFVFEYMRKNLYQLMNERNYAMFSEHDIRKMMFQMLSGLAFMHKHGYFHRDMKPENLLCIGPELVKIADFGLAREIRSQPPYTDYVSTRWYRAPEILLKFTSYSSPIDIWAVGCIMAELYTLRPLFPGNSEVDEIFKICQVLGTLKKADWPEGHNLASSMNFRFPKCVPTCLSSLIPNASDEAITLMKDMLQWDPKKRPNAAQALRYPYFYVGQSLGVPLNYSKQHKFQFQDAKGVTEEKAMWKASKLSQEPKKTQAESQSSGQALQQPLQPIQPSPQTADTQQQACPDSPPSEEQQEPLSLVKNRQPIAPTKPASTGPGNGVTRARAGRRRWGQTAIKSVDSWDAADEADVGVSISKKPTINSLGDDALDVSGACVPVAKTWILGKPAGSNGLDTSDSAILSAKQHYLRQSRYLPDPKRRSSTGNRPVCKSLLDILGLAQRQELELPVLKDSFMSRTNISPLEKSEAKDTKQMSPLAQIGGPSAVDLSTPADLRMDSKVKLSKSTIFSTKDNQLDHDDFRAPPIPCPCPSASFSGTNTFSRNANIPPVHGRVDWTAKYGGNR encoded by the exons ATGAACCGCTACACTATGCTTAAACAGCTGGGGGATGGCACCTATGGGAGTGTCATCCTGGGCAAGAGCAATGAGACTGGCGAGCTGGTTGCCATCAAGAG gatGAAAAGGAAGTTTTATTCTTGGGAAGAGTGCATGAATCTGAGGGAGTTGAAG TCGCTGAAGAAACTAAACCACCCCAATGTAATAAAACTGAAAGAGGTGATAAGGGAAAACGACCATCTCTTCTTTGTCTTCGAGTACATGAGAAAAAACCTGTACCAGCTCATGAATGAGAG GAACTATGCAATGTTCTCCGAACACGATATCAGGAAGATGATGTTTCAAATGTTGTCCGGCTTAGCTTTTATGCACAAACACG GGTATTTCCACCGTGACATGAAACCGGAGAACTTGCTGTGCATTGGTCCGGAATTGGTTAAGATAGCAGATTTTGGGCTCGCCAGAGAAATCCGCTCTCAACCGCCATACACTGATTACGTGTCCACCAgatg GTACCGAGCTCCCGAAATCCTGCTCAAGTTCACCTCGTACAGCTCACCCATCGACATCTGGGCGGTGGGCTGCATCATGGCGGAGCTGTACACACTGCGCCCCTTGTTTCCTGGCAACAGCGAGGTGGATGAGATCTTCAAGATCTGTCAAGTGCTGGGAACCTTGAAGAAG GCGGATTGGCCCGAGGGCCATAATTTAGCCAGCTCGATGAACTTCCGCTTTCCGAAATGCGTCCCCACCTGCCTCAGCTCTCTGATTCCCAATGCCAGCGATGAAGCCATCACACTGATGAAAGACATGCTGCAGTGGGATCCCAAGAAAAGGCCCAATGCCGCTCAG GCCCTGCGGTATCCTTACTTTTACGTGGGTCAGTCGCTTGGCGTCCCCCTGAATTACTCCAAGCAGCACAAGTTTCAGTTCCAGGATGCCAAAGGAGTCACAGAAGAAAAAGCGATGTGGAAGGCAAGCAAGTTGTCTCAGGAGCCCAAAAAGACCCAAGCGGAGTCGCAGAGCAGCGGCCAAGCGCTCCAGCAGCCCCTTCAGCCCATCCAACCGTCCCCGCAGACCGCCGACACGCAACAGCAAGCTTGTCCCGACTCGCCCCCGTCGGAAGAACAGCAGGAACCTCTCAGCCTCGTTAAAAACCGCCAGCCGATAGCC CCGACCAAGCCGGCGAGCACGGGGCCAGGGAACGGCGTGACCAGAGCGAGGGCCGGACGAAGGCGATGGGGTCAAACGGCAATCAAATCAGTCGACAGCTGGGATGCCGCCGACGAGGCGGACGTCGGAGTTTCCATCTCCAAAAAACCCACCATCAACTCTTTGGGGGATGACGCCCTTGACGTCTCCGGCGCTTG TGTTCCAGTGGCAAAAACCTGGATCCTGGGAAAACCAGCAGGCAGCAACGGGCTGGACACAAGTGACTCGGCAATCTTGTCTGCCAAGCAACACTACCTGCGGCAGTCCCGATATCTACCGG ATCCGAAAAGAAGATCTTCAACAGGGAATCGGCCGGTCTGCAAAAGCTTGTTGGACATCTTGGGCTTAGCTCAAAGACAAGAACTGGAGCTCCCCGTTCTTAAAG ACTCCTTCATGTCCAGGACAAATATTTCACCTCTTGAGAAGTCCGAAGCCAAAGACACCAAGCAGATGAGTCCACTGGCGCAGATTGGGGGCCCCTCCGCTG TTGATCTGTCAACCCCTGCTGATCTCCGGATggactccaaagtcaaactgtccaagagcaCCATCTTCTCCACCAAAG ACAACCAACTCGACCACGATGACTTCCGCGCTCCTCCAATCCCTTGTCCCTGTCCCAGCGCCAGCTTCTCCGGAACCAACACCTTCTCCAGAAACGCAAACATCCCGCCGGTTCACGGCCGGGTGGACTGGACCGCCAAATACGGAGGCAACCGATAA
- the bphl gene encoding valacyclovir hydrolase, producing the protein MTLNAKRVAGRPVGTLFDLGSSIRPRNDKRPGARMATFLRGKRLFSLRRTSAAAMQSYCCSSRTSGKQRVNGVDLYYERNGAGEHAVLLLPGALGSTKTDFQPQLKALNADLFTVVGWDPRGYGQSRPPHRDFPLDFFERDARDAVDLMRTLGFVKFSLLGWSDGGITALIAAARKPEFINKLVVWGANAFVSPRDLDIYNAVRDVSKWSARMRAPMEAVYGARLFAQTWEAWMDGIAQFVHRPQGSICIDLLPQIRCPTLIIHGEQDPMVPSCHPHFLHKHIAGSRLHLMPEGKHNLHLRFPEEFNRVVEDFLGAEVKEH; encoded by the exons ATGACTTTAAATGCCAAACGAGTCGCAGGAAGACCGGTTGGGACTTTGTTCGATCTTGGTTCCTCCATCAGACCTCGAAACGACAAACGTCCAGGAGCACGAATGGCGACATTTTTGCGTGGGAAGCGTCTGTTCAGCCTGAGGAGAACTTCCGCCGCCGCGATGCAGTCGTACTgttg CTCTTCACGGACGAGCGGCAAGCAACGTGTGAATGGAGTCGATCTTTACTATGAGAGGAACGGCGCTGGCGAACACGCCGTGCTGCTGCTTCCTGGTGCTTTAG GAAGTACAAAGACGGATTTCCAACCTCAGCTCAAGGCCTTGAATGCGGATCTTTTCACAGTCGTGGGCTGGGATCCGCGCGGTTATGGCCAATCGCGACCTCCGCACAGAGACTTTCCCCTTGACTTCTTCGAAAGGGATGCGAGGGATGCGGTGGATCTTATGCGG ACCTTGGGCTTTGTCAAGTTCTCTCTCCTGGGCTGGAGCGACGGCGGGATCACAGCCCTGATTGCTGCCGCCAGGAAGCCCGAGTTCATCAACAAGTTGGTGGTGTGGGGAGCCAACGCGTTTGTATCGCCGCGAGACCTTGACATTTACAACG CGGTGCGCGACGTGTCCAAATGGAGCGCGAGGATGAGGGCGCCGATGGAGGCGGTGTACGGAGCGCGGCTCTTCGCTCAAACGTGGGAAGCCTGGATGGATGGCATCGCCCAGTTCGTCCACAGACCCCAAG GAAGCATCTGCATTGACCTCCTGCCTCAGATCCGCTGTCCTACTCTGATCATTCACGGCGAGCAAGATCCGATGGTGCCCAGCTGTCACCCTCACTTCCTCCACAAACATATCGCGGGCTCGCG ATTACATCTGATGCCGGAAGGAAAACACAATCTCCATCTGAGGTTTCCCGAAGAATTCAACAGAGTGGTGGAGGACTTTCTGGGAGCGGAAGTAAAGGAACACTGA
- the LOC127605792 gene encoding solute carrier family 22 member 23 isoform X2 gives MAAGRPQPPENGFAPLDQPAPRLLPHVDASVLPSLGGFGRHQKQLVVLTWIPALFIGFSQFSDYFLLAQPDGTCLQPWANGSRWTAAPDLLGGTDDVPALRPQVNGTGAEDGDADGGGGGALPCACEERTLELRTGLSQNVVTKWNLVCDSAWKVHIAKFSLLVGSIFGYLVMGVMADWFGRHPVLILSVLFMLVFGLSVAFSVNVTMFSTLRFFEGFCLAGLALSLYVLRVELCLPAWRFSMTMVASFLMVGGQLLMPGVAALCRNWPDRDDWQVLQIVIISPFVLMLPYVWIFPESFRWLLTTQHYRRSKAMMLRIARRNHVDMATEASGVLSELEQELHKKPQRTCVVKMMSTRNLWKNIVVLCVNSLTGYGIHHCFARSMMDPEAQPTALCHADYYAMAGIAVATCMALCPMVGLMGRRGGLLTFMIITALASLLQLGLLNLIGKYSLRYDTVLRDSLKRKFSVAFSIIGMFSSHAVSTLSIFFCAEITPTVIRGGGLGLVLASAGFGMLTAPIMELHNQKGYFLHHVIFACCTLLCIICLLLLPEPRGQPLPETLADGETFTRQTLLHPGEQHLLLAKSDGDYSRVHDTPLHLSATGGATVAAATALAAVPASYSLATGGEVIGNHAMANGV, from the exons ATGGCGGCCGGTCGCCCGCAGCCGCCCGAGAACGGCTTCGCGCCGCTCGATCAGCCGGCGCCCAGGCTGCTGCCGCACGTCGACGCCTCGGTTCTGCCGTCCCTGGGGGGGTTCGGCAGGCACCAGAAGCAGCTCGTGGTCCTGACCTGGATCCCGGCATTGTTCATCGGCTTTAGCCAGTTCTCGGATTATTTCCTCCTGGCGCAGCCCGACGGCACATGTTTGCAACCTTGGGCGAACGGCAGCCGGTGGACCGCGGCGCCCGACCTGCTCGGCGGCACCGACGACGTGCCGGCGCTTCGGCCGCAGGTCAACGGCACCGGGGCTGAAGACGGCGAcgccgacggcggcggcggtggcgctcTGCCGTGCGCCTGCGAGGAGAGGACACTGGAGCTGCGCACGGGACTTAGCCAGAATGTGGTTACCAAG tGGAACTTGGTGTGCGACTCGGCCTGGAAGGTCCATATCGCCAAATTTTCATTGCTCGTGGGCTCAATATTTGGCTACCTCGTGATGGGCGTGATGGCCGACTG GTTCGGTCGACACCCGGTGTTGATTCTCTCTGTGCTCTTCATGCTGGTGTTTGGTTTGAGTGTTGCCTTCTCTGTAAATGTCACCATGTTCAGCACCTTGCGCTTCTTTGAGGGTTTCTGCTTGGCGggcctcgctctctctctctacgtGCTCA GGGTTGAACTTTGCTTGCCGGCCTGGCGTTTCTCCATGACCATGGTGGCCAGTTTCCTGATGGTCGGAGGGCAGCTACTGATGCCCGGGGTGGCCGCTTTGTGCCGCAATTGGCCGGACCGAGATGACTGGCAGGTCCTGCAGATTGTAATCATCAGTCCTTTCGTGTTGATGCTGCCCTACGTGTG GATTTTTCCCGAATCGTTCCGCTGGCTGTTGACCACCCAGCACTACAGACGCTCAAAAGCGATGATGCTGCGCATCGCAAGAAGGAACCACGTTGACATGGCGACCGAAGCCAGCGGAGTTCTTTCAG AGCTGGAGCAGGAGCTGCACAAGAAACCCCAGCGGACCTGCGTGGTGAAGATGATGAGCACCAGGAACCTGTGGAAAAACATCGTGGTGCTGTGCGTCAACTC GTTGACGGGCTACGGGATACACCACTGCTTCGCTCGAAGTATGATGGATCCGGAAGCCCAGCCCACCGCTTTGTGCCACGCGGACTACTACGCCATGGCCGGCATCGCCGTGGCGACGTGCATGGCACTGTGCCCCATGGTCGGGCTGATGGGCCGACGCGGAGGCCTCCTGACCTTCATGATCATCACGGCCCTCGCCTCGCTCCTGCAGCTGGGCTTGCTCAATT TGATTGGAAAGTACAGCCTTCGTTATGACACAG TTCTGCGGGACAGTCTGAAGAGGAAATTCTCTGTGGCCTTCTCCATCATTGGCATGTTCTCGTCTCACGCTGTCAGCACCCTCAGCATTTTCTTTTGCGCTGAAATCACACCGACGGTCATCAG GGGTGGAGGTCTGGGTCTGGTCTTGGCCAGCGCCGGCTTCGGCATGCTGACGGCGCCCATCATGGAGTTGCACAACCAGAAAGGCTACTTCCTGCATCACGTGATCTTCGCTTGCTGCACGCTGCTGTGCATCATCTGCCTGCTGCTGCTCCCCGAGCCTCGCGGCCAGCCGCTGCCCGAGACCCTGGCCGACGGAGAGACGTTCACCCGCCAAACCTTGCTCCATCCGGGCGAGCAGCACCTTCTTCTAGCCAAGAGCGACGGGGACTACTCGCGCGTCCACGACACCCCGCTTCACCTGTCCGCCACGGGCGGCGCTACCGTAGCGGCGGCCACCGCTCTGGCGGCGGTACCCGCCTCCTACTCCTTGGCGACCGGCGGCGAGGTGATTGGCAACCACGCCATGGCCAATGGCGTTTGA
- the LOC127605789 gene encoding serine/threonine-protein kinase MAK-like isoform X1 has product MNRYTMLKQLGDGTYGSVILGKSNETGELVAIKRMKRKFYSWEECMNLRELKSLKKLNHPNVIKLKEVIRENDHLFFVFEYMRKNLYQLMNERNYAMFSEHDIRKMMFQMLSGLAFMHKHGYFHRDMKPENLLCIGPELVKIADFGLAREIRSQPPYTDYVSTRWYRAPEILLKFTSYSSPIDIWAVGCIMAELYTLRPLFPGNSEVDEIFKICQVLGTLKKADWPEGHNLASSMNFRFPKCVPTCLSSLIPNASDEAITLMKDMLQWDPKKRPNAAQALRYPYFYVGQSLGVPLNYSKQHKFQFQDAKGVTEEKAMWKASKLSQEPKKTQAESQSSGQALQQPLQPIQPSPQTADTQQQACPDSPPSEEQQEPLSLVKNRQPIAPTKPASTGPGNGVTRARAGRRRWGQTAIKSVDSWDAADEADVGVSISKKPTINSLGDDALDVSGACVPVAKTWILGKPAGSNGLDTSDSAILSAKQHYLRQSRYLPGIDPKRRSSTGNRPVCKSLLDILGLAQRQELELPVLKDSFMSRTNISPLEKSEAKDTKQMSPLAQIGGPSAVDLSTPADLRMDSKVKLSKSTIFSTKDNQLDHDDFRAPPIPCPCPSASFSGTNTFSRNANIPPVHGRVDWTAKYGGNR; this is encoded by the exons ATGAACCGCTACACTATGCTTAAACAGCTGGGGGATGGCACCTATGGGAGTGTCATCCTGGGCAAGAGCAATGAGACTGGCGAGCTGGTTGCCATCAAGAG gatGAAAAGGAAGTTTTATTCTTGGGAAGAGTGCATGAATCTGAGGGAGTTGAAG TCGCTGAAGAAACTAAACCACCCCAATGTAATAAAACTGAAAGAGGTGATAAGGGAAAACGACCATCTCTTCTTTGTCTTCGAGTACATGAGAAAAAACCTGTACCAGCTCATGAATGAGAG GAACTATGCAATGTTCTCCGAACACGATATCAGGAAGATGATGTTTCAAATGTTGTCCGGCTTAGCTTTTATGCACAAACACG GGTATTTCCACCGTGACATGAAACCGGAGAACTTGCTGTGCATTGGTCCGGAATTGGTTAAGATAGCAGATTTTGGGCTCGCCAGAGAAATCCGCTCTCAACCGCCATACACTGATTACGTGTCCACCAgatg GTACCGAGCTCCCGAAATCCTGCTCAAGTTCACCTCGTACAGCTCACCCATCGACATCTGGGCGGTGGGCTGCATCATGGCGGAGCTGTACACACTGCGCCCCTTGTTTCCTGGCAACAGCGAGGTGGATGAGATCTTCAAGATCTGTCAAGTGCTGGGAACCTTGAAGAAG GCGGATTGGCCCGAGGGCCATAATTTAGCCAGCTCGATGAACTTCCGCTTTCCGAAATGCGTCCCCACCTGCCTCAGCTCTCTGATTCCCAATGCCAGCGATGAAGCCATCACACTGATGAAAGACATGCTGCAGTGGGATCCCAAGAAAAGGCCCAATGCCGCTCAG GCCCTGCGGTATCCTTACTTTTACGTGGGTCAGTCGCTTGGCGTCCCCCTGAATTACTCCAAGCAGCACAAGTTTCAGTTCCAGGATGCCAAAGGAGTCACAGAAGAAAAAGCGATGTGGAAGGCAAGCAAGTTGTCTCAGGAGCCCAAAAAGACCCAAGCGGAGTCGCAGAGCAGCGGCCAAGCGCTCCAGCAGCCCCTTCAGCCCATCCAACCGTCCCCGCAGACCGCCGACACGCAACAGCAAGCTTGTCCCGACTCGCCCCCGTCGGAAGAACAGCAGGAACCTCTCAGCCTCGTTAAAAACCGCCAGCCGATAGCC CCGACCAAGCCGGCGAGCACGGGGCCAGGGAACGGCGTGACCAGAGCGAGGGCCGGACGAAGGCGATGGGGTCAAACGGCAATCAAATCAGTCGACAGCTGGGATGCCGCCGACGAGGCGGACGTCGGAGTTTCCATCTCCAAAAAACCCACCATCAACTCTTTGGGGGATGACGCCCTTGACGTCTCCGGCGCTTG TGTTCCAGTGGCAAAAACCTGGATCCTGGGAAAACCAGCAGGCAGCAACGGGCTGGACACAAGTGACTCGGCAATCTTGTCTGCCAAGCAACACTACCTGCGGCAGTCCCGATATCTACCGG GTATAGATCCGAAAAGAAGATCTTCAACAGGGAATCGGCCGGTCTGCAAAAGCTTGTTGGACATCTTGGGCTTAGCTCAAAGACAAGAACTGGAGCTCCCCGTTCTTAAAG ACTCCTTCATGTCCAGGACAAATATTTCACCTCTTGAGAAGTCCGAAGCCAAAGACACCAAGCAGATGAGTCCACTGGCGCAGATTGGGGGCCCCTCCGCTG TTGATCTGTCAACCCCTGCTGATCTCCGGATggactccaaagtcaaactgtccaagagcaCCATCTTCTCCACCAAAG ACAACCAACTCGACCACGATGACTTCCGCGCTCCTCCAATCCCTTGTCCCTGTCCCAGCGCCAGCTTCTCCGGAACCAACACCTTCTCCAGAAACGCAAACATCCCGCCGGTTCACGGCCGGGTGGACTGGACCGCCAAATACGGAGGCAACCGATAA
- the psmg4 gene encoding proteasome assembly chaperone 4: MSGAQNGDLWDPISVHNFSERFMEQTVHFHVMKLSGAFFIWVGSSPLLSNLAVSMSSKYDSMPLSTLVMGDPSDTAPTSLAQRLAKKTKKQVFVSYSLPMTNSSLSLLVENRIKKELELHPEKF, from the exons atGAGTGGAGCCCAAAACGGGGACTTGTGGGATCCTATTTCGGTTCACAACTTTTCGGAGCGATTTATGGAGCAGACGGTTCACTTTCACGTCATGAAGCTCAGCGGCGCCTTTTTCATCTGGGTTGGCTCGAGTCCGCTTCTGTCCAACTTGGCGGTTTCAATGAGCAGCAAATAC GACTCCATGCCATTATCTACGTTAGTGATGGGGGACCCTTCAGATACGGCTCCAACGTCTTTGGCACAGAGATTAG CAAAGAAGACCAAAAAGCAAGTCTTTGTTAGTTACAGCCTTCCAATGACCAACTCCAGCCTCTCTCTGCTGGTGGAAAACCGAATCAAAAAGGAGCTTGAGCTTCACCCGgagaaattttga